A part of Chloroflexota bacterium genomic DNA contains:
- the guaA gene encoding glutamine-hydrolyzing GMP synthase, which translates to MTETIVILDYGSQYTQLIARRVREAQVYSELLPWDAPETTVMAMAPKGFILSGGPRSVYDVGAPTLPDYVIRSGLPVLGICYGMQLLTLALGGKVAPSGQREYGPATIEVLDESDLLRQDDNPSVWMSHGDRIEQPPVGFTVLAKSGNSPIAAISDTSRGYFGLQFHPEVRHTPAGSAILSRFVHEICGCRGDWTPQSIISQAVERIRAQVGSSRVLAAVSGGVDSSVATALVQKAVGDQLSAVFVDTGLMRKDEGLWVEKAFRENLGANLLTLYAIEDFFDKLEGVTAPEQKRRIIGETFIRLFEQAAHDLGDPHFLVQGTIYPDVVESRAPERANAHRIKTHHNVGGLPEDMQFELVEPLRYLFKDEVRVVGEALGLPRELVWRQPFPGPGLAVRCLGELTIERVEKLRAADAIFTEELNSEGLLHLQDDGEVGTSQAFAVLLPVKAVGVMGDQRTYEEVIALRAVTTEDFMTADWARLPYDVLGRVANRIVNEVRGVNRVVYDITSKPPGTIEWE; encoded by the coding sequence ATGACTGAGACCATCGTCATCCTTGATTACGGTTCGCAATATACCCAATTGATCGCCCGGCGTGTGCGGGAAGCCCAGGTCTACAGCGAATTGCTGCCATGGGATGCGCCGGAAACTACCGTGATGGCAATGGCGCCTAAAGGGTTTATTCTCTCCGGTGGGCCCCGTTCTGTATATGACGTGGGTGCTCCGACCTTGCCGGACTATGTGATTCGATCGGGGCTGCCTGTCTTGGGGATTTGTTATGGTATGCAGCTGCTCACACTCGCCCTTGGCGGCAAGGTGGCGCCATCGGGCCAGCGGGAATATGGCCCCGCCACGATTGAGGTGTTGGATGAATCGGATTTGTTACGGCAGGACGATAATCCCTCGGTCTGGATGTCTCACGGAGATCGGATCGAACAGCCGCCGGTGGGATTCACCGTCTTAGCAAAGAGCGGTAACAGCCCGATTGCGGCGATCAGTGACACGAGCCGAGGCTATTTTGGCCTGCAGTTCCATCCCGAGGTGCGTCATACCCCTGCCGGATCGGCCATCCTGAGCCGATTTGTGCATGAAATTTGTGGCTGCCGGGGGGATTGGACGCCGCAGTCGATCATTTCCCAGGCAGTGGAGCGGATAAGGGCGCAGGTGGGGTCATCCCGTGTGTTGGCAGCGGTCAGCGGCGGCGTGGATTCCAGCGTTGCCACCGCCCTGGTGCAAAAAGCAGTGGGTGATCAGCTTTCGGCGGTTTTTGTGGATACCGGCCTGATGCGCAAGGATGAGGGCTTGTGGGTTGAAAAGGCCTTTCGTGAGAACCTGGGTGCGAATTTGCTGACCCTTTACGCGATAGAGGATTTCTTCGACAAGCTGGAAGGCGTCACCGCGCCGGAACAGAAACGCCGGATCATTGGTGAGACCTTTATCCGCTTGTTTGAGCAGGCCGCGCACGATCTGGGCGATCCGCATTTCCTCGTGCAGGGAACGATCTATCCGGATGTGGTCGAATCACGTGCGCCGGAGCGCGCCAATGCCCACCGGATCAAGACACACCATAATGTCGGTGGCTTACCGGAGGACATGCAGTTTGAACTGGTGGAACCGCTGCGCTATCTCTTCAAGGATGAAGTGCGGGTGGTAGGTGAGGCGCTTGGCCTGCCGCGGGAGCTGGTTTGGCGGCAGCCCTTCCCCGGGCCGGGGCTGGCTGTGCGCTGTCTCGGTGAATTGACCATTGAGCGGGTAGAGAAGCTGCGCGCCGCAGATGCGATCTTCACTGAAGAATTGAATTCAGAGGGGCTGCTCCATTTGCAGGATGATGGCGAAGTGGGCACATCCCAGGCTTTTGCTGTGCTGCTCCCGGTGAAAGCGGTGGGCGTGATGGGGGACCAGCGGACCTATGAGGAAGTGATTGCACTGCGGGCGGTGACCACAGAGGATTTTATGACCGCCGATTGGGCAAGGCTGCCTTATGATGTGCTGGGCCGGGTCGCCAACCGGATAGTGAACGAGGTCAGGGGGGTGAACCGGGTGGTGTATGACATCACCAGCAAACCGCCTGGAACGATTGAGTGGGAATAA
- a CDS encoding aminoglycoside phosphotransferase family protein, with amino-acid sequence MQEQPIALGRTAEIYAWENNTVLKLFYDWVSDDSIAYEMKIHSIVQEHFPVIPKLLGQHDMDGRKGLIFERIQGPNMRDEMLCQLLKAPKMVRAFVELHKAIHQSEIPELNPVKKRLRRDIGQVEILSQDQKSKFLKQLDSLPDKQNLLHFDFHPGQIIDAPDGPVVIDWITAGQGDPAADVARSIATIKFFTAPAESLFKRLVLNLFIQWYCWYYPRLMCKFNPEISKAAVEAWMPPIFAARLSENVSGEKEQILAWLRKKGY; translated from the coding sequence ATGCAAGAACAACCCATCGCCTTAGGTCGCACCGCAGAAATTTATGCCTGGGAAAATAACACTGTCCTCAAGCTCTTTTATGATTGGGTATCAGACGATAGTATTGCGTACGAAATGAAAATCCACAGCATCGTTCAGGAACACTTCCCTGTCATACCTAAGCTCTTAGGACAACATGATATGGATGGGCGAAAAGGATTAATTTTCGAACGGATCCAGGGCCCAAATATGCGCGATGAGATGCTTTGTCAACTCCTCAAAGCTCCGAAAATGGTTCGAGCCTTTGTTGAATTGCATAAAGCAATACACCAATCCGAGATTCCTGAACTTAACCCAGTAAAAAAACGACTCAGACGAGATATTGGGCAGGTTGAAATCCTGAGCCAGGATCAAAAATCAAAATTTTTGAAGCAGTTGGACAGCCTGCCTGACAAACAGAACCTCTTGCATTTTGACTTCCACCCCGGCCAGATTATCGATGCTCCAGATGGCCCTGTTGTCATTGATTGGATTACTGCCGGCCAGGGTGACCCCGCCGCTGACGTGGCGCGTTCGATTGCAACGATTAAATTTTTCACTGCACCTGCGGAAAGTCTCTTTAAACGCCTGGTGCTCAATTTATTTATTCAATGGTATTGCTGGTATTACCCCCGTCTTATGTGTAAATTTAATCCGGAAATTTCAAAAGCTGCCGTGGAGGCCTGGATGCCCCCCATTTTTGCCGCCAGGTTAAGCGAAAATGTCTCCGGTGAAAAGGAACAAATTCTGGCTTGGTTAAGGAAGAAGGGGTATTGA
- a CDS encoding HIT domain-containing protein, which translates to MDQLLPVARFAENDHWVAFQHPQPDYALHILIVSKKAVPTLAAAYFDTGEPYGALFDLVQSLISKFDLERVGYRLITNGGPNQTIPQWHWHLVSADWEEAHD; encoded by the coding sequence ATGGACCAATTGCTTCCGGTTGCGCGATTTGCAGAAAATGACCATTGGGTCGCTTTTCAACACCCTCAGCCGGATTATGCATTACATATTTTGATCGTTTCTAAAAAAGCTGTCCCCACTTTGGCGGCAGCTTATTTCGATACTGGGGAGCCATACGGTGCCCTTTTTGATCTCGTGCAATCCCTGATTAGTAAATTTGACCTTGAAAGGGTTGGCTACCGTCTGATCACCAACGGTGGTCCCAACCAGACTATCCCACAATGGCATTGGCATCTGGTCAGCGCTGACTGGGAGGAGGCCCATGACTGA
- a CDS encoding ABC transporter ATP-binding protein, producing MRKNAKLLIFFLKVLQRFSKTFLPVSFVMALVQGVSPLINIIVPKLIIDELLGAQDIHRLIRLVALLAGANLLLKLIETVLTRIKSIELEKIQLKVSEALADKSLHLPYEDIEKKSVLDLKERALQGTYNFYGLVEQIGVTASSLISLTSLFVLLFTFNGWLIPILTVLTLLNSIVYKRIANLRYQDSVISIPSNRAFSYYGQLASDFSFGKDIRLSHCAKFLLHKASVYLQEIVDIYSRQYDEIAKLQGITNINMQFQAFLVYGWLAWQAFRSLITIGDLTMYGSAARQFTQALTSLIDSLISINGLTMHIEPYRDFIELPEAAKNNITNTEFAISADGPLTFRFNQVWFRYPDTDRDVLKDINIEFLRNERLSIVGLNGAGKTTFIKLLCRLYQPTQGTITLNGVDINNIPLEEYLLALSVVFQDFQFLGYSVANNIAASSKPDNNRLDHVIDFFGIEQILEKLPKGLETSVNRVVDKEGVNFSGGQMQKFAIARALYRDAPVTILDEPTSALDPRSEYEVYRNFDKLAHGKTAIYISHRLSSTRFTDRIAVFKDGRIVELGTHADLIIEGGLYSRMYAKQAQYYL from the coding sequence ATGCGTAAAAATGCTAAGCTGCTGATCTTCTTCCTGAAGGTCCTCCAAAGGTTCTCAAAAACATTCCTGCCGGTCTCATTTGTGATGGCGCTTGTGCAGGGCGTTTCCCCTCTGATCAATATCATCGTCCCCAAATTGATCATTGATGAACTACTGGGAGCGCAAGATATTCACCGGCTCATCCGACTTGTCGCCCTTTTGGCCGGTGCGAACCTTTTATTGAAACTGATCGAGACCGTCCTGACCCGGATCAAATCCATTGAATTGGAGAAAATCCAGTTAAAAGTTTCCGAAGCCCTCGCTGATAAAAGCCTCCATCTGCCTTATGAAGATATTGAAAAGAAATCGGTTCTGGACCTCAAGGAAAGAGCCCTGCAAGGCACTTACAACTTCTATGGATTGGTGGAGCAGATCGGTGTTACAGCAAGTTCACTGATCTCCCTCACCAGTCTGTTCGTCCTTTTGTTCACCTTCAATGGCTGGCTGATCCCAATCCTGACCGTGCTGACTTTGTTGAATAGCATCGTCTATAAACGCATCGCCAATCTCCGCTATCAGGACTCGGTGATCTCAATCCCATCAAACCGGGCGTTCTCCTATTATGGCCAACTGGCTAGCGATTTTTCTTTTGGGAAGGACATCCGCCTCTCCCACTGTGCAAAATTCCTACTGCACAAGGCTTCTGTTTATTTACAGGAAATCGTCGATATCTACAGCCGACAATATGATGAGATTGCCAAATTACAGGGAATCACCAACATCAATATGCAGTTTCAGGCCTTCCTGGTCTATGGATGGCTGGCCTGGCAGGCGTTCCGCAGCCTGATCACCATCGGTGACCTCACCATGTATGGCAGCGCTGCCCGTCAGTTCACGCAAGCCCTCACCAGCCTGATTGACAGCCTGATCAGCATCAACGGTTTAACCATGCATATTGAGCCCTACCGGGATTTCATAGAACTGCCAGAAGCAGCGAAAAACAACATTACCAACACAGAATTTGCTATTTCAGCAGATGGCCCATTGACATTCCGCTTTAATCAAGTCTGGTTCCGCTATCCTGATACCGACCGGGACGTCCTCAAGGACATCAACATCGAATTTCTGCGTAATGAGCGTCTCTCGATTGTCGGGCTGAACGGTGCAGGAAAAACCACCTTCATCAAGCTCCTTTGCCGCCTTTACCAACCCACCCAGGGCACGATCACTTTGAACGGTGTGGATATCAACAATATCCCCTTGGAGGAATACCTGCTGGCCTTGTCGGTGGTCTTTCAGGATTTCCAATTCTTAGGCTATTCGGTCGCGAATAACATCGCAGCCTCATCGAAGCCAGACAATAACCGGCTGGACCATGTGATCGATTTCTTTGGGATTGAACAAATTCTGGAAAAGCTGCCCAAGGGACTGGAAACTTCCGTAAATCGGGTGGTGGATAAGGAAGGCGTGAACTTCTCAGGCGGTCAGATGCAGAAATTCGCCATCGCCCGCGCCCTCTATCGGGATGCGCCGGTGACCATCCTTGATGAACCCACCTCCGCCCTGGACCCACGCAGTGAATATGAGGTCTATCGCAACTTCGACAAGCTCGCCCATGGGAAGACCGCTATTTACATTTCTCATCGGTTGTCCAGCACCCGCTTCACCGACAGAATTGCGGTTTTTAAGGACGGTCGCATCGTGGAACTGGGTACGCATGCCGACCTGATCATCGAGGGTGGATTGTATTCGAGGATGTATGCGAAGCAGGCCCAGTATTATCTTTAA
- a CDS encoding ABC transporter ATP-binding protein: MKDEPKHEAEMIFLFKQIWKYDKGMVLSMTLYTIFFSLIPMIAIYVPKLIIDSLQSQNWQRILIIIIGGFILSASCAFMTEFLRGNYRMRFNAVRYKLIEQLNLTTMTMAYPLTEDADILDQLRTVSQTLLNPHAGAGGIMEKLLSIFGSIVGVVGLVAIISTLNIWVLLALLVTIFATYYLSLRAGQFEQQNRDAYHGAYRRHYYTTETSADFRFGKDIRMYQLGGLLRAKREEAAKNVMVLSKAVANKRFNSELAIATIGLLRDLLIYGYITYSLLQGDISAGDFFLYSGAATTVVFWLSETMRDLGFIQVQSNYVRNYQDFIRETRIPADSGLPVTAHQVGFDIEFRDVSFKYPGSDKLILDHLNLKIPYGERLALVGENGAGKTTIVKLLTRLYEVASGQILLNGRNIQDYDYTSYQDLFSTILQDAKIFPFTLAENIALETNIDPERLSNAIEHSGLQSMVDSLPDGSETWLLKILNENGIDLSGGQQQRLFLARALYENRPFIILDEPTAALDPLAEYEMYQSFDQTIEDRSAIYISHRLSSTQFCDHIAFLENGRITEFGTHQSLLQKDGPYAELFEIQAQYYRENEKAEEGGCDA; this comes from the coding sequence TTGAAGGATGAACCCAAACACGAAGCTGAAATGATTTTCCTTTTCAAACAGATCTGGAAATACGACAAGGGCATGGTTCTTTCCATGACCCTCTATACCATTTTCTTCAGCCTCATCCCCATGATCGCCATTTACGTCCCCAAGCTGATCATCGATTCCCTCCAATCACAGAATTGGCAGCGGATCCTGATCATCATCATTGGCGGATTTATCCTCTCGGCTTCCTGCGCCTTTATGACTGAATTCCTTAGGGGTAATTACAGAATGCGGTTCAATGCCGTCCGCTATAAGCTGATCGAGCAGTTGAACCTCACCACGATGACAATGGCTTACCCCCTGACGGAAGATGCCGACATTCTGGATCAACTCCGCACCGTCTCCCAGACGCTGCTCAACCCCCATGCCGGGGCCGGTGGGATCATGGAGAAACTGCTCTCGATCTTTGGCAGCATCGTGGGTGTTGTGGGTCTGGTTGCCATCATCTCCACGCTGAATATCTGGGTGCTCCTGGCCCTTTTGGTCACCATTTTCGCAACCTACTACCTCAGTCTTCGTGCAGGTCAATTTGAGCAGCAAAACAGGGACGCCTATCATGGCGCCTATCGGAGACACTATTACACAACCGAGACCTCCGCGGATTTCCGCTTTGGGAAAGATATCCGCATGTACCAACTGGGCGGTCTGCTGAGGGCAAAACGGGAGGAAGCCGCTAAAAATGTAATGGTTCTGAGCAAGGCCGTTGCCAACAAAAGATTCAACAGTGAATTAGCCATTGCTACAATTGGCCTGCTGCGTGATCTGCTCATCTATGGCTATATCACTTATAGTTTGCTGCAGGGTGACATCAGCGCCGGTGATTTCTTCCTCTATTCCGGTGCTGCAACCACAGTTGTCTTCTGGCTCAGTGAGACCATGCGTGATCTCGGTTTTATCCAGGTCCAAAGCAACTATGTTCGTAACTATCAGGATTTCATCCGGGAAACTCGGATTCCAGCCGACAGCGGCCTGCCAGTGACGGCTCATCAGGTCGGCTTCGATATCGAATTTCGGGATGTCTCCTTTAAATATCCAGGCTCCGATAAATTGATCCTGGACCATCTGAACCTCAAGATCCCATATGGCGAGCGGCTGGCCCTGGTGGGCGAAAACGGCGCCGGCAAGACCACGATCGTCAAGCTGCTCACTCGCCTATACGAAGTCGCCTCCGGCCAAATCCTACTGAATGGACGTAATATTCAGGACTATGACTACACAAGCTATCAGGACCTGTTCTCCACGATCCTGCAGGATGCCAAGATCTTCCCCTTCACACTGGCTGAGAACATCGCCCTTGAGACGAATATTGATCCAGAGCGCCTGTCCAATGCTATTGAGCATTCCGGCCTCCAGTCGATGGTCGATTCCCTTCCGGACGGCTCGGAGACCTGGCTCCTCAAGATCCTCAATGAAAACGGCATTGACCTTTCAGGTGGACAGCAGCAGAGACTCTTCCTGGCTCGTGCCCTTTACGAAAACCGCCCCTTCATCATACTGGATGAGCCCACCGCCGCGCTGGACCCGCTGGCTGAATATGAGATGTATCAGTCTTTTGATCAGACCATCGAAGACAGATCGGCCATTTATATCTCACACAGGTTATCCAGCACCCAATTTTGCGATCACATCGCCTTCCTGGAAAACGGACGGATAACGGAATTTGGCACCCACCAATCCCTGCTCCAAAAGGACGGTCCCTATGCCGAACTTTTCGAGATCCAGGCCCAGTATTACCGGGAAAACGAGAAAGCTGAGGAAGGAGGATGTGATGCGTAA
- a CDS encoding glycosyltransferase family 2 protein, which produces MKLIIQIPCYNEADTLPETLAQLPRAIRGFSSVEILIIDDGSVDDTVNVAMQNGADHVVEMDRHSGLARAYTRGLDAALGLGADVIVNTDADNQYPGSEIAKLVGPIVEGKAEMVIGDRGVGTLAYFSPTKRFLQKLGSKVVSVSAGFKIPDATSGFRAITREVALQTLVLSNYSYTLETLIQAGAKQVKVVFVPVRTNAPTRPSRLFRSVRNYVVNSTKTIIRSFAMYRALKVFTWLSLLLLVPGLALGIRFLYFYFQGMGGGHVQSLILTAVLLIIGFLTFLIGLMADLVSFNRKILEEILYRERRRDVDGPEESDWSDLDF; this is translated from the coding sequence ATGAAACTGATCATTCAAATCCCCTGTTATAACGAGGCCGACACCCTTCCGGAAACCCTGGCTCAACTGCCGCGGGCGATCCGGGGCTTCTCTTCCGTTGAGATATTGATCATTGATGACGGCAGCGTAGACGATACAGTGAACGTTGCTATGCAGAACGGCGCAGACCATGTCGTCGAGATGGACCGGCATTCGGGTCTGGCTCGGGCCTATACCCGCGGTTTGGACGCGGCTTTGGGCTTGGGTGCGGATGTGATTGTCAATACCGACGCGGATAACCAGTACCCCGGCAGTGAGATCGCCAAGCTTGTTGGTCCCATTGTTGAGGGTAAGGCTGAAATGGTGATCGGTGACCGCGGGGTGGGGACGCTGGCGTATTTTTCACCGACCAAGCGTTTCTTGCAGAAATTAGGTTCGAAAGTCGTGTCAGTTTCAGCCGGCTTTAAAATCCCCGATGCTACGAGCGGTTTTCGGGCGATCACCCGCGAGGTGGCGCTGCAGACCCTGGTGCTCAGCAATTATTCGTATACATTGGAAACATTGATCCAGGCCGGAGCGAAACAAGTTAAAGTGGTCTTTGTCCCCGTGCGAACCAATGCACCGACGCGACCCTCACGGCTTTTCCGCAGCGTGCGCAATTATGTGGTGAATTCCACCAAGACCATCATCCGATCCTTTGCCATGTATCGGGCGCTGAAGGTCTTTACCTGGCTGAGCCTTCTTCTGCTGGTTCCCGGGTTAGCTTTGGGCATTCGTTTTCTTTATTTCTATTTCCAGGGCATGGGCGGGGGACATGTTCAATCGCTGATCCTGACGGCTGTGCTGCTCATCATCGGTTTTCTTACTTTCCTGATCGGTCTAATGGCCGATTTGGTGAGTTTCAATCGCAAAATTTTGGAAGAGATCCTCTACCGTGAACGCCGACGGGATGTAGATGGACCGGAAGAGTCGGATTGGTCTGACCTGGATTTTTAA
- a CDS encoding esterase family protein, whose translation MALIQLDFTPETVKVCLPLYMIVPDPKNLSDQSLQERKVLYLLHGLSDNGSAWQRYTNIETIARQFGLVVVMPSIGRSFYTDHPNGQQYFTFLMEELPKYLKDVFGLSPKREDTLIAGNSMGGFGAFKAALNYPERFAAAASLSGVLSLEILKLNPDDPRYHEFTYIFGDLTKLAGTSHDTMVWLQKAAQHPQDLPKLYMACGQQDDLFPLNEMFYGAAQKMGVPIQYDMEDGGHVWPFWEKFIQRFLVYALGEPKKNSWGE comes from the coding sequence ATGGCCCTGATCCAACTCGACTTCACCCCCGAAACCGTCAAAGTTTGCCTGCCGCTTTATATGATCGTCCCCGACCCAAAAAACCTGAGCGACCAGTCGCTGCAAGAGCGCAAGGTCCTCTATTTATTGCACGGTCTGAGCGATAACGGCAGCGCCTGGCAGCGCTATACCAACATCGAAACCATCGCCCGCCAGTTTGGCCTTGTTGTCGTCATGCCCTCCATCGGCCGCAGCTTCTATACCGATCATCCCAACGGTCAACAGTATTTCACCTTCCTGATGGAAGAGCTCCCCAAATACCTCAAGGATGTCTTTGGCCTGTCCCCAAAGCGGGAGGATACCCTGATCGCCGGGAACTCAATGGGCGGGTTTGGCGCTTTCAAAGCCGCACTGAATTATCCCGAACGCTTCGCCGCCGCGGCCAGTCTCTCCGGCGTGTTATCGCTGGAGATCCTCAAGCTGAACCCGGACGATCCCCGCTATCACGAGTTCACCTATATCTTTGGCGACCTGACCAAGCTCGCCGGCACGTCTCATGACACGATGGTCTGGTTGCAAAAGGCCGCCCAACACCCCCAGGACCTGCCCAAGCTCTACATGGCCTGTGGACAGCAGGATGACCTCTTCCCGCTCAACGAGATGTTCTATGGCGCAGCCCAGAAGATGGGCGTGCCGATCCAATATGACATGGAAGATGGCGGTCATGTCTGGCCCTTCTGGGAGAAATTCATCCAGCGTTTCCTGGTCTATGCCCTGGGCGAACCCAAAAAGAACAGTTGGGGCGAATGA
- the xpt gene encoding xanthine phosphoribosyltransferase, translating to MNRIAEEGKNLGNGILKVDPFINHQVDPVLMDACGQELAARFKYTNPTKVLTAEISGIAPALMTAKYLDVPVVYARKHKPVTMPDTVYLTVAPSHTKGHMVELIVSPEYLANGERVLIIDDFLASGATIAGLVRLAETAGATLVGIGTLIEKTFEGGREMLSAAGVPVESLVGISSLDDGRIEFAED from the coding sequence ATGAACCGAATTGCAGAAGAAGGTAAGAACCTTGGAAACGGGATTTTAAAAGTTGATCCCTTCATTAATCATCAGGTTGACCCTGTTTTGATGGATGCCTGCGGCCAAGAATTGGCCGCTCGTTTTAAATATACCAATCCTACCAAAGTATTGACGGCGGAAATTTCCGGGATAGCCCCGGCTTTGATGACCGCCAAGTATCTGGATGTGCCTGTGGTTTATGCCCGCAAGCATAAACCCGTGACCATGCCCGACACGGTTTATTTGACAGTGGCCCCTTCGCATACCAAAGGGCATATGGTCGAACTGATCGTCTCCCCGGAGTATCTGGCAAATGGCGAACGGGTTCTGATCATTGATGATTTCCTGGCCTCCGGTGCAACCATTGCCGGTCTGGTCCGCCTGGCCGAGACAGCCGGCGCCACCCTGGTGGGCATCGGTACCCTGATTGAAAAGACTTTTGAAGGCGGTCGTGAGATGCTCTCTGCCGCGGGCGTGCCTGTGGAATCACTGGTGGGCATTTCTTCTTTAGATGATGGCCGGATCGAGTTCGCTGAAGACTAG
- a CDS encoding MFS transporter: MKSSKMKTFNYAIGMFGTSIPINLLKTYAAIFYVDRMGLTTENFALILFIYTFIDVIDNPVYGFLSDRTRTKWGRRRPWLVIGTPLLILGLIAFYSTPAFLAGNSLLAWAMLFYIFTGTLDSVINANYAALFPEIFEDDASRAKANALRQAFQLVAMIISIALTPIVTGAIGFSNTSIVYGILGGVVILYMSLTSKERQIDEDENPPKLWNSIKDLVTNKNFWIAGLTNAFYSAAMSLVLAGLPFFVKYTLQIPDSQSTILFASVLLIAIGCVAVWALLVRKQKLIPIWRIALASLAVAFVPLFFANSLITAIISSALVGFGFAGVITTMDLIGARIMDEDTRKHNVRREGIIANALGFMNRLSGLFTSLAFLLLSVLFGFKSGEVPGPQPGMASRFLLTVFPAVLMVISLGFSLFLKMDTRGPDEPDDLEVMTDLDVAEE; the protein is encoded by the coding sequence ATGAAATCCAGCAAAATGAAAACGTTCAATTATGCCATTGGGATGTTCGGCACCTCCATCCCAATCAACCTCCTCAAGACCTATGCCGCCATTTTCTACGTGGACCGGATGGGACTGACCACTGAGAATTTTGCCCTAATATTATTTATCTATACCTTTATTGATGTGATTGACAACCCGGTCTACGGTTTTCTTTCAGATCGCACCCGCACCAAGTGGGGCCGGCGCCGTCCCTGGCTGGTGATTGGCACCCCATTGTTGATCCTGGGGCTGATCGCCTTCTACAGCACCCCCGCTTTTCTCGCCGGGAATTCCCTCCTGGCCTGGGCCATGCTGTTCTATATCTTCACCGGCACCCTCGATTCGGTGATCAATGCCAACTATGCCGCCCTCTTCCCCGAGATCTTCGAAGACGACGCCAGCCGGGCCAAGGCCAACGCCTTGCGCCAGGCTTTCCAGTTGGTCGCCATGATCATCAGCATCGCCCTGACGCCGATCGTCACCGGCGCCATCGGCTTCAGCAATACGTCAATCGTTTACGGCATCCTGGGCGGTGTGGTGATCCTCTATATGAGCCTGACCTCCAAAGAAAGGCAGATTGATGAGGATGAAAACCCACCCAAGCTCTGGAACAGCATTAAAGACCTCGTCACCAACAAGAATTTCTGGATCGCCGGGCTGACCAACGCCTTCTATAGCGCGGCCATGTCCCTGGTCCTGGCGGGGCTGCCTTTCTTCGTCAAATACACCCTTCAAATTCCGGATTCTCAATCCACCATCCTCTTCGCCTCCGTACTCTTGATCGCCATCGGTTGTGTGGCTGTTTGGGCCTTGCTGGTCCGCAAACAAAAACTGATCCCTATCTGGCGGATCGCTCTGGCCTCCCTGGCTGTGGCTTTCGTTCCTCTGTTCTTCGCCAACAGTTTGATCACTGCTATTATCAGCAGCGCACTGGTTGGCTTTGGCTTTGCTGGCGTGATCACCACGATGGATCTGATCGGCGCCCGGATCATGGATGAGGACACCCGCAAACACAACGTACGGCGCGAGGGCATCATCGCTAACGCCCTCGGCTTCATGAACCGCCTGAGTGGACTTTTCACCAGCCTGGCCTTCCTGCTGCTCAGCGTCCTTTTCGGGTTCAAAAGCGGAGAGGTCCCCGGTCCCCAGCCTGGTATGGCTTCCCGCTTCCTGCTGACCGTCTTCCCCGCCGTTCTGATGGTGATCAGTCTGGGTTTCTCCCTGTTCCTCAAAATGGATACCCGCGGACCGGATGAGCCGGACGACCTTGAAGTCATGACCGACCTGGACGTAGCAGAAGAGTAA